A portion of the Aricia agestis chromosome 1, ilAriAges1.1, whole genome shotgun sequence genome contains these proteins:
- the LOC121729203 gene encoding clavesin-2-like produces MATSVLQPEDCRREHEPKPDAPRLTDDERLSILEANERETGDLPADLKERARVEIREEPAIRDHALAQMRHFIDKHPAIRKCRTDGPFLLRFLRTKKYSVPQACSMLERYLTIRQMHPNWFQKLDPLDPKIAAVIDAGYLVPLPKRDSEGRRVVLSCMGRFDPYLYDSSTMARVHSMIVELLLDEPRSQLLGYSHVNDEAGMQMPHVSLWSLNDVRVMLNCIQNSTPMRHKQTHFVNIPQYGVKFFEFAVSLLSDKLKDRVMFHRTSEDLTKYVDASILPKEYGGTVPLKEMIEELKRKLLKHRQDLMALDDMCVDLHALEKNDLTQDIHSTAGSFRKLELD; encoded by the exons ATGGCAACCTCAGTTCTCCAGCCCGAAGACTGCCGGCGGGAGCACGAGCCGAAGCCCGACGCGCCGCGGCTGACCGACGACGAGAGGCTGAGCATCCTTGAGGCCAACGAGCGGGAGACCGGGGATCTGCCCGCAGACCTGAAGGAGCGAGCCAGGGTGGAGATACGAGAGGAACCCGCCATACGGGACCATGCGCTCGCACAGATGAGACACTTCATCGACAAACATCCGGCCATCAGAAAATGCAGGACAG atggACCATTCCTGCTGAGGTTCCTTCGGACCAAAAAATACTCCGTTCCGCAAGCCTGCTCCATGCTAGAGAGATACCTGACCATCCGGCAAATGCACCCCAACTGGTTCCAGAAGTTGGATCCCCTGGACCCGAAGATAGCTGCCGTGATCGACGCTGGGTACCTGGTTCCTCTGCCGAAAAGAGACTCCGAAGGCCGTCGAGTCGTGTTGTCGTGCATGG GTCGTTTCGACCCTTACCTCTACGACAGCTCCACGATGGCGCGGGTCCACTCCATGATCGTGGAGCTGCTGCTGGACGAGCCGCGGTCGCAGCTGCTGGGCTACTCGCACGTCAACGACGAGGCCGGCATGCAGATGCCTCACGTTAGCCTGTGGTCTCTCAACGACGTCAGAGTCATGCTGAACTGTATCCAG AACTCAACTCCGATGCGGCACAAGCAAACTCATTTTGTGAACATCCCTCAGTATGGCGTAAAATTCTTCGAGTTCGCCGTATCCCTCTTGAGTGACAAGCTGAAGGATCGTGTGATG TTCCATCGAACTTCAGAGGATCTAACTAAATACGTGGACGCCTCTATTCTGCCGAAGGAGTATGGTGGCACTGTTCCCCTCAAAGAAATGATTGAAGAGTTGAAGCGAAAACTTCTGAAGCACAGGCAAGACCTGATGGCATTGGACGACATGTGCGTCGATCTGCACGCGCTGGAGAAGAATGATTTGACTCAGGACATACACTCCACTGCAGGATCTTTCAGAAAACTTGAGTTAGATTA a